In a single window of the Pseudomonadota bacterium genome:
- a CDS encoding thioredoxin family protein gives MNYLVRQLGWACACLAASLPAGSAAAQASPGLAGDFQVALESGSVGLALALVFVAGLATSLTPCVYPMIAITVSIFGARQQKSRRESALLSTAFVLGLASLLTPLGLFAATTGHVFGAALSNTWVLVGLALLFFALAASMFGAFDLDLPPALKNRLATVGGVGYRGAFALGLVSALIAAPCTGPVLGFLLTWVSTSGSVAFGGACLFVYALGLGVLFWLVGTFSMSLPKSGQWLEWAKSLFGSVMIVAGLYYVRDLVGLTALFEHSRPFLWGSLATLAAGLGLGAVHVSFHAASLAARVRKVLGIGLVVAGTLGLVGYHEALPAGEHLRWLHDFDAARTLANRQQRPLIVDFGASWCAACGELDRHTFTDPRVVREGRRFVAVKVDLSPGKDTDAKRALLASYNQRGLPLVVLHDRSGREAARVTSFIGPEEMVALLRRVQ, from the coding sequence ATGAATTATCTGGTGCGTCAACTGGGCTGGGCATGTGCGTGCTTGGCTGCTTCATTGCCCGCAGGGTCGGCGGCGGCCCAGGCCTCGCCTGGACTGGCGGGCGACTTCCAGGTCGCGCTCGAGTCGGGGAGCGTCGGCCTGGCATTGGCGCTCGTGTTCGTTGCGGGGCTCGCGACCTCGCTGACGCCCTGCGTCTACCCGATGATCGCGATCACCGTCAGCATCTTTGGCGCGCGCCAGCAGAAGAGCCGCCGAGAAAGCGCCCTGCTATCGACCGCCTTCGTCCTCGGCCTGGCCAGCCTGCTGACGCCGCTGGGCCTTTTTGCGGCAACCACCGGCCACGTGTTTGGAGCGGCGCTGTCGAACACCTGGGTGCTCGTGGGGCTTGCGTTGCTTTTCTTCGCGTTGGCCGCGTCGATGTTTGGCGCCTTTGACCTGGACCTGCCGCCCGCGCTCAAGAACAGGCTCGCAACGGTCGGGGGGGTGGGCTACCGGGGTGCGTTCGCTCTTGGGCTCGTCAGTGCGCTGATCGCAGCACCCTGCACGGGCCCGGTGCTCGGATTCCTGCTTACCTGGGTCAGCACGAGCGGCAGTGTGGCCTTCGGGGGCGCTTGCCTGTTCGTCTACGCGCTGGGCCTCGGCGTGCTGTTCTGGCTGGTGGGAACGTTCTCGATGAGCTTGCCGAAGTCAGGTCAGTGGCTGGAGTGGGCCAAGAGCCTCTTCGGCAGCGTGATGATCGTGGCCGGGCTGTACTACGTGCGCGATCTCGTGGGTTTGACAGCCCTTTTCGAGCACAGCAGGCCGTTTCTATGGGGCTCGCTCGCGACGCTCGCGGCCGGTCTCGGCCTCGGTGCGGTGCATGTGAGCTTTCACGCTGCAAGCCTCGCAGCACGCGTGCGCAAGGTGCTCGGCATCGGGCTCGTGGTAGCCGGAACGCTCGGGCTGGTGGGCTATCACGAGGCGCTGCCTGCCGGCGAACACCTGCGTTGGCTTCACGACTTCGACGCTGCCAGGACGCTGGCCAACCGGCAGCAGCGGCCGCTGATCGTCGATTTCGGCGCGTCGTGGTGCGCGGCATGCGGGGAGCTTGACCGCCACACCTTCACCGATCCGCGGGTCGTGCGCGAAGGCCGGCGCTTCGTGGCGGTGAAAGTCGACCTCAGTCCGGGAAAAGACACCGACGCCAAGCGGGCGCTGCTCGCCTCGTACAACCAGCGCGGCCTGCCGCTTGTGGTGCTGCATGACCGCAGCGGGCGCGAAGCCGCGCGCGTGACGAGCTTCATCGGACCCGAAGAAATGGTCGCGCTGCTGCGGCGAGTGCAATAG